Genomic DNA from Desulfonema ishimotonii:
CCGGGAAATCGCCGGAAACCATACTGGCCAATGCGCTCTGTTCGATAGCACACAAGCCGCAGAAATTTCAGGCATATACAGGCTGTGTCATTGATAAGGATTACGCAGGTTCTTCAGGCGAATGTCCCCGGAAGAGCAGCAGAAACTGAAAAGCTCATTTTTAAAGCAGGCCCACCCGTTCCCCGTAAAGCGTTTTCTGAGGCTGCCGTTTGCGAATATCTGTAATAATATATCATTTCCGGATTTTATTGCGATGGATCATGCCTGCGTCAGTCCGTAATAGATTCTTGCGGCAAACAGAACACAGCGGCCTGTCATTCCGAACGAATGTGAGGAATCTTAAAAGATTTCTTCAGCGCTGGAGCAGAAACTGAAAAAGTCGGACATGGATATGCTGGACAGGTTCAGTGATATGAGAAAGATGTGAAAATTAAATAGGAAAACATGGAAACGGCGGAAGTTTTTGGAAGCGTGATCAGCACTTCGTTTGGCTATCTATTGACATTTTTTTATATATCTCATCTTAGGAAAATTTTTCTCTTCCCAAGGAGCTCTATATAAATATCCATTTTCTCCCCACTTATATTCAAATTCTATTTCTTTATTTATGTTTGAAAGTATTATTTTGCCATTTACATTGATAATCGCTTTGGTTGTAAAGAAAAAACTGTAATCTTTACTACAATAACAATCAGTTAAAATAATTGGAGTACCAACAGGAAGATGACAATAAAATTCATGTTCGCTCGGAAAGTCTATGTCCGAGGCTTTATCTTCAATTTCATTTAAAGAGTAAGAATTCCCCCATTGCCATAAATTCATAGGGCGCAAAAGCTTCATTTTTTTCCCTGAATATTTATAAAACAGGTCATCTGATGATAAACTATTTGAAATACTTGGAGAAAACAGATATAAACATCCTGAAAGACAAAATGTCATAAAAAAGATAATTGTAAATACTAACGCCTTCATAATATTTTCCCCTTTCTAAAACATTAATTTATATCAATCATTAAAGCGTTTGCACCACTATATCCATAAAAATATTTAGCTCGTTTACGCCATTCATCTTCCCAGTTAACATTTTTTATCTCCCAATCACTAAGCAGATCACTTGGATCCTTATCAACTGTACTAAAGCCAAAATTTCGATAAGCAGGTTCTAACGTATAAGGAATATTAATGTTGCCCCTAAATGCACTATAACATTGCATTGCATAAGCTTTTGCGACCTTAAATTTGTTCCTATCTAAAAGCTTTAATATACTCATTTGATGAGTATAGGTTTTAGCAGCACCATCAGCTATATATCCTTCCTTAGTACCATGAGCAAAAATTACAATTCCCCAGATATCCCCTGCATTATTTTTTATAGCCTCTTTTAATTGCTTCGGAGTATTGGGTTTAATTATTTTGAAATCTCCTGATGTAAATATACTGGTACCAATAAATCGTCCTAATGTACCACCGATATTAACAAATCTATCCCAAGGATTCAATCCCCACCAAGTTGCACCTCTTAATAAATCAGCGGAAATCCATACATTTGGTACAGAAACTCTACAAGCCTTGCCTGTATTAGTAATAGAACTATTGGTATCTTCTATTTTTGCCCATTTCTGTTTTTCAGTTTTTTCAAGGCCTACTATCTCAGCTAAAGTATCCAAAGTATCATTGGCATCCGTACGAAGATAACGCCGTCTTGCCTCGCCTCTTGATTCTTTAGTTGCTTCCCACATGCCAAGAATATCAAAATTATTCAGCGTATTATTGTCAACAAATCCATAAATATTGATTCCGCCCTGCTCCCCCATCGGATCCCTGCTGATCCACCGCCCGATTTCCGGGGAGTAATACCTGAACCCGTAATAATACAGGCCGGTTTCCGCATCCAGATATTTGGTGGAGGACCGGAACGGGTTGTTCTGTGCATCATCGCCTTCTGC
This window encodes:
- a CDS encoding RHS repeat domain-containing protein — its product is MAAPAATVDAEGRLYEYDPIGNRTYYTEGTAPQVEYERNRLNQYIGLSADGSALPSPSYDDDGNMTGYDGAAAENRLTAVETADRKITFLYDYMGRRVRKKVYSGTPGSWNTVPDETRVFVYDGWNLIKETVTGDTGDTYYVWGPDLSQSMQGAGGIGGLVCRVSGTAVRHYTYDANGNVGQLVDEAGAIVAHYEYDPFGNEIRAEGDDAQNNPFRSSTKYLDAETGLYYYGFRYYSPEIGRWISRDPMGEQGGINIYGFVDNNTLNNFDILGMWEATKESRGEARRRYLRTDANDTLDTLAEIVGLEKTEKQKWAKIEDTNSSITNTGKACRVSVPNVWISADLLRGATWWGLNPWDRFVNIGGTLGRFIGTSIFTSGDFKIIKPNTPKQLKEAIKNNAGDIWGIVIFAHGTKEGYIADGAAKTYTHQMSILKLLDRNKFKVAKAYAMQCYSAFRGNINIPYTLEPAYRNFGFSTVDKDPSDLLSDWEIKNVNWEDEWRKRAKYFYGYSGANALMIDIN